In the Candidatus Auribacterota bacterium genome, CCCCTCACGATTTATGACTCACCACAGATGAACACAGATAAAGACCGATACGTGTTGCGAAACAGGATGCACACAGATACACACGGATTAAAACGGCATTTTTCGAAACAAGAAACCAATACCTGTTTTTATACCTGTGTTAATCTGTGTGTATCTGTGGTGAAAAATTAATTTGCGTATTTGCCAGACGCGAGCCCTACATAAAAAACAGCCACGGATCATTCACACGCCGCAATCCGTGGCTCATCGAGTAGCGCGACCGGCTGATTCAGATTATTGGTCACAAGAACTTCTTTATGCAGTCTCCCAGCCTCTCTTTTTGCTCCTTTGAGAGACCGACGAAATAGGCGGCCATGTCATACCGGTCACTCTTGGGTGCTCTCTCGCACCCAACCACAACCGCGCTGCATTGCAGCGCTTCAGTCTCTCCCCTGCCGCGGGTCTTGCCGGATGGCGGGAGCACAAGATTCACCGCGATCTCCCTGAACAGGGGGATGTCGCGGTCGGTCTGACAGCGTATTCCATTCTTACTCAGATTGATTTGCTCGCCGAGCACGCGGAAATTGGCCGAACTTATGCTGAATCCCTTCTCACCAGGGCTCTTCGTTGAGAACACCTCTCCCGGATCGTACCTCATGGAGGGGCCGCCTCTCCGCGCGAGCCTCTTCTGCTCTTCCGGGGACAGCCTGTGCTGCACATAGTCGGACAATTCCCGTTTGTCTCTCTGGTCGATATCGGTAAAAAAGATAGCCATGCTGTAGTGGGGCGCGGCGCCGCCCTCTCGCTCGGGCTGGTTCCTCACCACAATCCCGTGGCATTGCACTTTTTTCAACTGCTCACGGCCTCCTCTTTCTTCTTTTGGTATGAGGAGGGTCACGCCGAGTTTGGTGTTCAGCGGGACGAACTTGTCGAGCATGCAGTACGCCCCTGAGGCGCTGATGTTCTTCGTGCTCGCCTCGATGACATCACTCGCCCTCTTTATTTTCAGGGGAACCTTGATGTCGGCCCGCGGCGCTCTCCTGCGCTCTGCGCGCGCTTTCCCTAAGCGTGTGGACGCCATTATGCTTCTCCTTTCACTAGGTATACGCCGCCTCACTGCTGTCTAAAATAAATTACCCTTGGATCTGCCACCTGTAAATTAAAGCTGAACCCCTTTCCATCCGGGTTCCTCGTTGAGAACACCTCTCCCGGATCGTACCTCACGGAGGGGCCCTTTCTCCGCGCGAGCCTCTTCTACTCTTCCGGAGACAGCCTGTGCTTCACATAGTCGGACAATTCCCGTTTGTCTCTCTGGTCGATATCGGTAAAAAAGATAGCCGTGCTGTAGTGGGGCGCGGCGGCGCCCTCTCGCTCGGGCTGGTTCCTCACCACAATCCCGTGGCATTGCACTTTTTTCAACTGCCCACGGCCTCCCCTTTCTTCTTTTGGCATGAGGAGGGTCACGCCGAGTTTGGTGTTCAGCGGGACGAACTTGTCAAGCATGCAGTACGCCCCTGAGGCGCTGATGTTCTTCGTGCTCGCCTCGATGACATCACTCGCCCTCTTTATTTTCAGGGGAACCTTGATGTCGGCCCGCGGCGCTCTCCTGCGCTCTGCACGCGCTTTCCCTAAGCATGTGGACGCCATTACGCTTCTCCTTTCACTAGGTATATACCACCTTTCAAATGTAATGTCAATTCGTGATAATATTTTTGAGCTCCCGTTTGAGAATTTTCCCCGTCCCGGTCCTCGGCAATTTTTCAAGGACGATAATTCTATGAGGGACCTTGTATCCCGCGAGGGACCGCTTGCAGAATTGTATCAACTCTGAAGCCTCTATGCGCGCGCCGTCCTTCAACGACACAAACGCCACGGGCACCTCACCGCGGCGGGGGTCGGGCTTTCCCACGACGGCCGCCTCCGCAACGGAGTGGTGGGTGTAGAGGACTTCCTCAATCTCCCGGGGATACACATTCATGCCATGGAACAGGATCATATCCTTTTTCCTGTCGAGGATATAGATATACCCATCCCCGTCAATCTTCCCTATATCTCCCGTCAGCAGCCATCCGTCACGGATTGTTTCTTTCGTTTCCCGGGGATGGTTGAGATACCCGCACATCACATTTTGCCCCCGCACCGCAATTTCCCCGACGCGCCCCGGGGGCAGTTCTCCCCCCTCACCAGAGACAATCTTGACCGCCACACCCGGGATAGGTTTCCCGACGGATCCAGGCTTGCGAATCCCTTCAAGCGGGTTGATTGAGACCACGGGTGAGGTTTCTGAGAGGCCATACCCCTCCAGGAGAGGAATCTTGACCCGCGCTTCGAAGTTTTTAAGCGTCGCCTCGGAAAGGGGGGCGGACCCGGAAATACACACCCGGAGGCTCATGAATATCCGCAGCCACCAGGGGATGCCCCTCTGAGCGATCACGTCGTAGATGTGAGGGATGCCGATCAGGATCGTCGCGCGTTTGAGAACCATGCTCGTGATGATGTGGGGGATCGAGCGCAGCCTGCTCACCGGAATGATGCCGGCGCCCACGGCGATGGGCATGAGGATGCAGGTGGTGAGCGTGAACGAATGAAACATGGGGAGTATCAGGAGCAGGCGGTCCCTTCTGCTTATCCTGATGCTCATGCCGGAGCTGATGATATTCGACAGCAGATTCCCGTGGGTCAGCATTGCCCCTTTCGGCTTCCCGGTGGTGCCGGACGTATAGATGATCACTGAGAGGTGACTCCGCTTCACGTCCCACCGGGGATTCGAGTCGCTCACTCCCTTGATAAATGCCTCGCACAGCCAGGTATCATTTCCGAGGTCTTCCCTCCCGACGGTTACCAGTGCCCTGAGCGTTGGTATCTCGTCGGAAAATTTCCTCACCACGGGAGCAAATTGATCTGACGTCACGAGAACGGTGGCGGCTGAATCAGCGAGAATTAATTTCAATTCAGGAGCGGTCAGAAAACAGTTGAGCGGGACCACTACAGCCCCTGCCTTAAACGCGCCGAGGCAGGCGAAGATGTAATGGATATCGTTGGCCAGGAGAATGGCAACCCGGTCTGAGGGGACCA is a window encoding:
- a CDS encoding PilZ domain-containing protein → MASTRLGKARAERRRAPRADIKVPLKIKRASDVIEASTKNISASGAYCMLDKFVPLNTKLGVTLLIPKEERGGREQLKKVQCHGIVVRNQPEREGGAAPHYSMAIFFTDIDQRDKRELSDYVQHRLSPEEQKRLARRGGPSMRYDPGEVFSTKSPGEKGFSISSANFRVLGEQINLSKNGIRCQTDRDIPLFREIAVNLVLPPSGKTRGRGETEALQCSAVVVGCERAPKSDRYDMAAYFVGLSKEQKERLGDCIKKFL
- a CDS encoding PilZ domain-containing protein — protein: MASTCLGKARAERRRAPRADIKVPLKIKRASDVIEASTKNISASGAYCMLDKFVPLNTKLGVTLLMPKEERGGRGQLKKVQCHGIVVRNQPEREGAAAPHYSTAIFFTDIDQRDKRELSDYVKHRLSPEE
- a CDS encoding long-chain fatty acid--CoA ligase — translated: MSVIARRSAEMRIMNAMALVERCESLGQMLEETARRYPRRRALILKRGAWSYRDLNAIANCYAHALREKLGLVPSDRVAILLANDIHYIFACLGAFKAGAVVVPLNCFLTAPELKLILADSAATVLVTSDQFAPVVRKFSDEIPTLRALVTVGREDLGNDTWLCEAFIKGVSDSNPRWDVKRSHLSVIIYTSGTTGKPKGAMLTHGNLLSNIISSGMSIRISRRDRLLLILPMFHSFTLTTCILMPIAVGAGIIPVSRLRSIPHIITSMVLKRATILIGIPHIYDVIAQRGIPWWLRIFMSLRVCISGSAPLSEATLKNFEARVKIPLLEGYGLSETSPVVSINPLEGIRKPGSVGKPIPGVAVKIVSGEGGELPPGRVGEIAVRGQNVMCGYLNHPRETKETIRDGWLLTGDIGKIDGDGYIYILDRKKDMILFHGMNVYPREIEEVLYTHHSVAEAAVVGKPDPRRGEVPVAFVSLKDGARIEASELIQFCKRSLAGYKVPHRIIVLEKLPRTGTGKILKRELKNIITN